From one Eucalyptus grandis isolate ANBG69807.140 chromosome 9, ASM1654582v1, whole genome shotgun sequence genomic stretch:
- the LOC104418270 gene encoding LOW QUALITY PROTEIN: cyclin-dependent kinase C-1 (The sequence of the model RefSeq protein was modified relative to this genomic sequence to represent the inferred CDS: inserted 1 base in 1 codon) — translation MAVAAPGQLNIEESPPSWGSRSVDCFEKLEQIGEGTYGQVFMAREISSSEIVALKKIRMDNEKEGFPITAIREIKILKKLQHENVIKLKEIVTSPGPETVEQKKADGNKYKGSIYMVFEYMDHDLTGLADRPGLRFTIPQIKCYMKQLLTGLHYCHVNQVLHRDIKGSNLLIDNEGRLKLADFGLARSFSNDHVGNLTNRVITLWYRPPELLLGATKYGPAVDMWSVGCIFGELLFGKAILTGKNEPEQLNKIFELCGSPDEVNWPGVSKIXWYNNFKPTRPMKRRIREVFRNFDRHALDLLDKMLTLDPAQRISAKDALDAEYFWTDPLPCDPRSLPKYESSHEFQTKKKRQQLRQNEEAAKRQKLAHPLPNSRLPPIQHPGQSHPSQWSAPNHPVNHSQSAMSSGPGHHHYGKPRGPPGGPNRYPPAGNQGVNYNPNRGGGATQVRGYAGGPYPTQGRPPSYGGGSMPPGPAGGPGATGGYGVGPSNFPQSNQYGGSTSNRSLNQMGNNRNQQYGWQQ, via the exons ATGGCGGTGGCAGCGCCAGGGCAGCTGAACATAGAGGAGTCGCCGCCGTCGTGGGGCTCCCGGAGCGTCGACTGCTTCGAGAAATTGGAGCAGATTGGCGAAGGCACTTATGG TCAAGTGTTCATGGCCAGAGAAATAAGCTCCAGCGAAATTGTTGCTCTGAAGAAGATACGCATGGATAATGAAAAAGAAGGG TTTCCTATAACAGCAATTcgagaaattaaaatattgaagAAGCTTCAACATGAGAATGTTATCAAGCTTAAAGAAATTGTAACATCTCCTG GTCCTGAGACTGTTGAACAGAAAAAGGCAG ATGGCAACAAGTATAAGGGCAGCATCTACATGGTTTTTGAGTACATGGACCATGACTTGACAGGCCTTGCTGATCGTCCTGGACTCAGATTTACAATTCCACAGATTAAG TGTTATATGAAGCAGTTGCTAACTGGCTTACACTATTGTCATGTCAACCAAGTGCTTCATCGGGATATAAAAG GTTCCAATCTTTTAATAGATAATGAGGGAAGGTTGAAGCTAGCAGATTTTGGACTTGCAAGATCTTTTTCCAATGACCACGTAGGAAATCTTACTAATCGTGTTATCACTTTGTGGTACAG GCCTCCAGAGTTGCTCCTTGGAGCCACAAAATATGGCCCAGCTGTTGACATGTGGTCTGTGGGTTGCATCTTTGGGGAACTTCTATTTGGGAAAGCCATTTTGACTGGAAAAAATGAG CCTGAGCAACTGAACAAGATCTTTGAGCTTTGCGGATCACCTGATGAAGTCAACTGGCCTGGGGTTTCCAAGA CCTGGTATAACAATTTTAAGCCAACGAGGCCCATGAAAAGACGCATCAGAGAGGTTTTCAGAAA CTTTGACCGTCATGCCTTAGATTTGTTGGATAAAATGCTGACTCTTGATCCAGCTCAG AGAATATCTGCCAAGGATGCACTCGACGCGGAGTATTTCTGGACAGATCCCTTACCATGTGATCCTAGAAG CTTGCCAAAATATGAATCATCACATGAGTTCCAGACCAAGAAGAAGAGGCAGCAACTGCGGCAAAATGAAGAGGCAGCTAAGAGACAGAAACTGGCACATCCTCTGCCGAATTCTCGCCTACCGCCGATTCAGCATCCGGGCCAATCTCATCCTTCGCAGTGGTCTGCACCCAACCATCCAGTGAACCACTCACAGTCGGCTATGTCTTCTGGGCCAGGCCATCACCACTACGGAAAGCCTCGGGGTCCGCCAGGTGGCCCGAACAGGTACCCCCCTGCTGGGAACCAGGGTGTAAACTATAATCCCAATCGCGGGGGTGGGGCCACCCAAGTCCGGGGTTATGCCGGTGGACCATATCCAACTCAAGGACGGCCTCCGAGTTATGGTGGAGGCAGTATGCCTCCTGGTCCCGCTGGGGGTCCAGGAGCCACCGGGGGCTATGGGGTCGGCCCCTCGAATTTCCCTCAAAGTAACCAGTATGGAGGTTCTACGTCCAACAGAAGCTTAAACCAAATGGGTAACAATAGAAATCAACAATACGGTTGGCAACAATGA
- the LOC104418269 gene encoding probable mitochondrial adenine nucleotide transporter BTL3, translated as MHDRDFGFRSLIKTEGAIPFVPGGLFLDDAVLPPCFVAAVCGKGGPFKDLAVSRRRRGNYGGVSARGGFGNGVFLSVSLSVKGNDGYALDSAKLLGNSNGEKVEGVEVEEKEKGKVTGSGALNTTKHLWSGAVAAMVSRTVVAPLERLKLEYVVCGERKNLFDLIKTISAAQGLKGFWKGNFVNILRTAPFKAINFYAYDTYRNKLLKLSGNEEATNFERFVAGAAAGITATLLCLPMDTIRTKMVAPGGEALGGIIGTFRHMIQTEGFFSLYKGLMPAIVAMAPSGAVFYGVYDILKSAYLHTPEGRKRLEYMKQEGQELNAMEQLELGPSRTLLYGAIAGACSEAATYPFEVVRRQLQMQLRSTRLSPLATCVKIVEQGGVPALYAGLIPSLLQVLPSAAISYLVYEFMKIVLKVEST; from the exons ATGCACGACCGAGATTTTGGGTTCCGGAGCCTGATCAAGACCGAAGGCGCGATCCCTTTTGTCCCCGGCGGCTTGTTTCTTGACGACGCCGTCCTCCCTCCGTGTTTCGTCGCCGCTGTTTGCGGGAAAGGCGGTCCCTTTAAGGATTTGGCGGTGAGTCGTAGGAGGAGGGGGAATTATGGTGGAGTGAGCGCGAGgggaggatttgggaatgggGTGTTTCTGTCCGTGAGCCTGTCGGTGAAGGGAAATGATGGGTATGCGTTGGACTCTGCAAAGCTTTTGGGGAACAGTAATGGAGAGAAAGTTGAAGGAGTCGaggtggaggagaaggagaaggggaaGGTGACGGGATCGGGTGCTTTGAACACCACGAAGCATCTCTGGTCTGGAGCTGTTGCTGCAATGGTCTCAAG AACTGTTGTTGCCCCTCTTGAGAGACTGAAGCTGGAATATGTAGTATGTGGTGAACGAAAGAATCTTTTTGATCTCATCAAGACAATTTCAGCTGCTCAAGGTCTGAAAGGTTTTtggaaaggaaattttgtcaatatacTTCGTACGGCTCCATTTAAGGCCATCAACTTCTATGCCTATGACACATACAGAAATAAATTGCTGAAATTGTCTGGAAATGAGGAAGCCACGAATTTTGAGAGGTTTGTTGCTGGTGCCGCAGCTGGGATTACTGCTACTTTGCTGTGCTTGCCGATGGACACA ATAAGGACAAAGATGGTGGCACCAGGAGGGGAGGCCTTGGGTGGTATAATTGGCACTTTCAGACACATGATTCAAACTGAAggattcttctctctctacaagGGCCTGATGCCTGCAATTGTAGCCATGGCACCTTCAGGCGCTGTTTTCTACGGTGTTTACGATATACTCAAATCAGCTTATCTGCATACACCTGAGGGAAGGAAGAGACTCGAATATATGAAGCAAGAAGGCCAGGAATTGAATGCCATGGAACAACTAGAACTTGGTCCCAGTAGGACCTTGCTTTATGGAGCAATCGCTGGTGCATGTTCTGAAGCAGCTACTTACCCATTTGAAGTAGTGCGGAGACAACTTCAAATGCAATTACGGTCAACAAGATTAAGTCCACTTGCGACTTGCGTCAAGATCGTTGAGCAAGGTGGTGTTCCTGCCCTTTATGCTGGCTTGATTCCCAGTTTACTGCAG GTTTTGCCTTCGGCTGCTATAAGTTACTTAGTATATGAGTTCATGAAGATAGTTCTCAAAGTGGAGTCAACATAA
- the LOC104418268 gene encoding DNA repair protein RAD51 homolog 3 — MEVGRLPISAALKGKLVSAGYTSLSLLSSLSPSHLARDLNISENEALDILNHAPHDGRIDTSGGHHIISGAQTAWDMLHEEELLTRITTSSVDIDNILGGGISCREVTEIGGVPGIGKTQLGIQLAVNVQLPVHCGGLGGKAIYIDTEGSFMVERVLQIAEACWDDMLANNAISQNVHAGQVGMQPKDFLENILYFRVCSYTEQIALINYLDKFISEHRDVKIVVVDSITFHFRQDFEDMALRTRLLSGMALKLMKLAKKFCLAVVLLNQVTTKYAEGSFHLTLALGDSWSHACTNRIILYWNGNERYAYIDKSPSLRSASAPYAVTARGIRNNVSNCKRIKLM; from the exons ATGGAAGTAGGAAGGTTGCCGATATCCGCAGCGCTCAAGGGGAAGCTGGTGTCCGCCGGCTAcacatctctctccctcctctcctccctctctccctctcacctCGCTCGCG ATCTAAACATATCAGAAAATGAAGCCCTTGACATTCTTAATCATGCCCCGCATGATGGTCGCATTGACACTTCCGGTGGACATCATATCATTAGTG GTGCTCAGACTGCATGGGATATGCTTCATGAGGAAGAATTGTTAACAAGAATCACTACATCAAGTGTAGACATCGATAACATCCTGGGAGGAGGGATAAGTTGCAGGGAAGTCACTGAAATAG GTGGAGTGCCAGGAATTGGTAAGACGCAGCTGGG GATTCAGCTTGCAGTAAATGTCCAGCTTCCTGTCCATTGTGGTGGCCTCGGGGGAAAAGCTATCTACATTG ATACAGAAGGTAGCTTTATGGTGGAACGTGTGCTGCAAATAGCTGAAGCATGCTGGGATGATATGTTGGCAAATAATGCCATATCCCAAAATGTTCATGCAGGGCAAGTAGGAATGCAGCCTAAGGACTTCTTGGAAAACATTCTCTATTTCCGTGTCTGCAGTTATACTGAGCAGATTGCGTTAATCAATTACTTGGACAAATTCATCTCAGAGCATAGAGAT GTTAAAATTGTCGTAGTAGATAGTATCACTTTCCACTTCCGGCAAGATTTTGAGGACATGGCCCTCCGGACCCGACTGCTCAGTGGAATGGCCTTGAAGTTGATGAAGCTTGCCAAGAAGTTCTGCCTGGCT GTCGTTCTTCTGAATCAAGTGACAACCAAGTATGCAGAAGGCTCTTTCCATTTGACTCTTGCATTAG GTGATAGCTGGTCTCATGCATGCACGAACCGAATCATCTTGTACTGGAATGGCAATGAGCGATATGCATACATTGACAAGTCGCCTTCTCTTCGATCTGCTTCAGCTCCATATGCTGTTACTGCTAGAGGGATCAGAAACAATGTTTCAAACTGCAAGAGAATCAAGTTGATGTAG